One window of the Bos indicus x Bos taurus breed Angus x Brahman F1 hybrid chromosome 8, Bos_hybrid_MaternalHap_v2.0, whole genome shotgun sequence genome contains the following:
- the POLR3D gene encoding DNA-directed RNA polymerase III subunit RPC4 isoform X1: protein MVWNYSLGIMSEGNAAGEPSAPGGPRPLLSGARGLIGRRPAPPLTPGRLPSIRSRDLTLGGVKKKTFTPNIISRKIKEEPKEEVTVKKEKRERDRDRQRDSHGRGRGRPEVIQSHSIFEQGPAEMMKKKGNWDKTVDMSDVGPSHIINIKKEKRETDEETKQILRMLEKDDFIDDPGLRNDIRNMPVQLPLAHSGWLFKEENEETDVKPRLAGPKEEDMEVDMAAVKVKEEPRDEDEEAKMKAPLRAARKIPGLPKDVSVAELLRELSLTQEEELLFLQLPDSLPGQPPTQDIKPIKTEVQSEDGQMVVIKQEKDREARLAENTCTLADLTEGQVGKLLIRKSGKVQLLLGKVTLDVTMGTTCSFLQELVSVGLGDSRTGDMTVLGHIKHKLVCSPNFESLLDHRHR from the exons ATGGTGTGGAACTACAGCCTGG GCATCATGTCGGAAGGAAACGCCGCGGGCGAGCCCAGCGCTCCGGGAGGGCCCCGACCCCTCCTTTCTGGGGCGCGGGGGCTTATTGGGCGAAGGCCGGCACCTCCCCTCACCCCGGGCCGCCTTCCCTCCATCCGCTCCAGGGACCTCACCCTCGGGGGAGTCAAGAAG AAAACCTTCACCCCAAATATCATCAGTCGGAAGATCAAGGAAGA GCCCAAGGAAGAAGTAACCGTCAAGAAAGAGAAGCGTGAAAGGGACAGAGACCGACAGCGAGACAGCCATGGACGGGGCCGGGGGCGCCCAGAAGTGATCCAGTCCCACTCCATCTTCGAGCAGGGCCCCGCCgaaatgatgaagaaaaagg GGAACTGGGATAAGACTGTGGATATGTCAGACGTGGGGCCCTCTCACATCATCAACAtcaaaaaggagaagagggagacagatgaagaaacaaaacagatcCTGCGCATGCTGGAGAAGGATGAT TTCATCGATGACCCTGGGCTTAGGAATGATATTCGAAATATGCCTGTGCAACTGCCGCTGGCTCACTCGGGCTGGCTTTTTAAGGAAGAGAATGAGGAAACAGATGTTAAACCACGGCTGGCTGGCCCCAAGGAAGAGGATATGGAGGTGGACATGGCTGCTGTGAAAG TAAAAGAGGAGCCCCGAGATGAGGATGAGGAAGCCAAGATGAAGGCTCCTCTCAGAgcagccaggaagatcccaggcCTCCCGAAGGACGTGTCTGTGGCTGAGCTGCTCAGGGAGCTGAGCCTCACGCAGGAGGAAGAGCTGCTGTTCCTGCAGCTGCCAGACTCACTGCCCGGCCAGCCACCCACTCAGGACATCAAGCCCATCAAGACGGAGGTGCAGAGCGAGGACGGGCAGATGGTGGTAATAAAGCAAGAGAAAGACCGG GAAGCCAGGCTGGCAGAGAACACTTGCACCCTGGCTGACCTGACAGAGGGACAGGTTGGCAAGCTGCTCATCCGCAAGTCGGGGAAGGTGCAGCTCCTCCTCGGCAAGGTGACTCTGGACGTGACGATGGGGACCACTTGCTCTTTCCTGCAG GAGCTGGTGTCCGTGGGCCTTGGAGACAGCAGGACAGGTGACATGACAGTCCTGGGACACATAAAGCACAAACTTGTCTGTTCTCCCAACTTCGAATCCCTGCTGGATCACAGACACCGGTAA
- the POLR3D gene encoding DNA-directed RNA polymerase III subunit RPC4 isoform X2, whose product MSEGNAAGEPSAPGGPRPLLSGARGLIGRRPAPPLTPGRLPSIRSRDLTLGGVKKKTFTPNIISRKIKEEPKEEVTVKKEKRERDRDRQRDSHGRGRGRPEVIQSHSIFEQGPAEMMKKKGNWDKTVDMSDVGPSHIINIKKEKRETDEETKQILRMLEKDDFIDDPGLRNDIRNMPVQLPLAHSGWLFKEENEETDVKPRLAGPKEEDMEVDMAAVKVKEEPRDEDEEAKMKAPLRAARKIPGLPKDVSVAELLRELSLTQEEELLFLQLPDSLPGQPPTQDIKPIKTEVQSEDGQMVVIKQEKDREARLAENTCTLADLTEGQVGKLLIRKSGKVQLLLGKVTLDVTMGTTCSFLQELVSVGLGDSRTGDMTVLGHIKHKLVCSPNFESLLDHRHR is encoded by the exons ATGTCGGAAGGAAACGCCGCGGGCGAGCCCAGCGCTCCGGGAGGGCCCCGACCCCTCCTTTCTGGGGCGCGGGGGCTTATTGGGCGAAGGCCGGCACCTCCCCTCACCCCGGGCCGCCTTCCCTCCATCCGCTCCAGGGACCTCACCCTCGGGGGAGTCAAGAAG AAAACCTTCACCCCAAATATCATCAGTCGGAAGATCAAGGAAGA GCCCAAGGAAGAAGTAACCGTCAAGAAAGAGAAGCGTGAAAGGGACAGAGACCGACAGCGAGACAGCCATGGACGGGGCCGGGGGCGCCCAGAAGTGATCCAGTCCCACTCCATCTTCGAGCAGGGCCCCGCCgaaatgatgaagaaaaagg GGAACTGGGATAAGACTGTGGATATGTCAGACGTGGGGCCCTCTCACATCATCAACAtcaaaaaggagaagagggagacagatgaagaaacaaaacagatcCTGCGCATGCTGGAGAAGGATGAT TTCATCGATGACCCTGGGCTTAGGAATGATATTCGAAATATGCCTGTGCAACTGCCGCTGGCTCACTCGGGCTGGCTTTTTAAGGAAGAGAATGAGGAAACAGATGTTAAACCACGGCTGGCTGGCCCCAAGGAAGAGGATATGGAGGTGGACATGGCTGCTGTGAAAG TAAAAGAGGAGCCCCGAGATGAGGATGAGGAAGCCAAGATGAAGGCTCCTCTCAGAgcagccaggaagatcccaggcCTCCCGAAGGACGTGTCTGTGGCTGAGCTGCTCAGGGAGCTGAGCCTCACGCAGGAGGAAGAGCTGCTGTTCCTGCAGCTGCCAGACTCACTGCCCGGCCAGCCACCCACTCAGGACATCAAGCCCATCAAGACGGAGGTGCAGAGCGAGGACGGGCAGATGGTGGTAATAAAGCAAGAGAAAGACCGG GAAGCCAGGCTGGCAGAGAACACTTGCACCCTGGCTGACCTGACAGAGGGACAGGTTGGCAAGCTGCTCATCCGCAAGTCGGGGAAGGTGCAGCTCCTCCTCGGCAAGGTGACTCTGGACGTGACGATGGGGACCACTTGCTCTTTCCTGCAG GAGCTGGTGTCCGTGGGCCTTGGAGACAGCAGGACAGGTGACATGACAGTCCTGGGACACATAAAGCACAAACTTGTCTGTTCTCCCAACTTCGAATCCCTGCTGGATCACAGACACCGGTAA